tagtaattgtggtggaacgctagttggtgcgaaactgctctccctcctAATGGTCCCGagcctttgggcggggtccaggagggaggaaccctctctcctccgccgcgcccgggtctggctctccggtggtctgtgctcttagcgaggaggggcctttcccccagggtgtcggctgcagggcggggtgaacgggggtgggtgagcggggattagtgttcggtgattgattctatcctgttaaatcttttctggggtgaattgaggcctggtgcctgatgattgggtttgatatgacactgttaaaatgtatcgaggccctgtgggtcatacttgtttccgaagcggccgtattgtatcggggccttgtgcctcgcgactgcttgtcttatgtgtttagaggtcgtcacctcgaaatgtacttgtgtcttgtggtttttttgttccttttttctttCGAATGGTCGTTTGGTTTagaggccttgtgcctcacgactgttcgtgtgatgcgactgttcgattgttacttgaactatgtgtagggcctgtgccttgtggctggttgtgataagtgactggttaattggtatctggaaacgtatttcggccctgtgccttgcagctatttgtgttcaatgactgttccaacgttattgtgaaatgtaattgggccttgtgccttgcagctgttttgtgTAAAGTGACTGTTTAATCATCAATTTGACGtgtgtttaatcgtcaatttgaagtgtaatgaggcctggagccttgtaaattggtttctgtaataattgtgacgacaataaaagagttactcacagatgttggagacaggaggaaggttcagtctgtgacgtccaagctccattcacacaaagcccgcgcggattgccttggaggaccagagtccttccggtcatccaacccttcccattggtcaacgcctcagcaggaaggtcaagggtgagctttccctcgcacatgcgcaatcTCTGCTCTCCCTCAGACATGCTCAGtcccggggtggggagaggggaatcaCCGAGAGACTTCTTGTTCTGgccgcagccggttgcctggaaaccttgtctcgaggaggggaaacaatgagtgaggcggaggaaagttgttgaccaatgggaagagttggtgaaccggaaggactcttccACCATCCAATTAGTTTCCCGTtttctgaatgcggaagctggacaatgagcaaaactggggcctcacacagactgaaaacttgtttttgtcgccaacatctgtgagtaaaacaatttcttttctcccccctttccatttcttttctcattctcaccttcaattggtcacttgtagcaactgaagggaaaggaagtgaatccagggagggcgcagactctgcaaagcttggcccaggtctcttctttctctcaaagacattgacatcctttgctccctcagcttcacacatttatttgtctggctaaaaggatggtctctttcctaatattcacaataaagggctagtttctccaggtgattggtattaatttactgtccccttaaatgtcagcagaCAGGCATGTCTTATATGGTACACatcagatatattatttatggttctgcgaTAAAGTgcaatccagtcatctcttcccttggagggttattagtctctggatttctcttccacagggaccagtggggtgtggagtcattgaatatattcacagatgagttggacagatttttaataaattgttttgttttaaatcatttttaaacaatgaatgcaacagagtaacagaaaaaatcgtggcaaatgggtacagagcggaacaagagatattgccaacatacatctaagcaacacattgcagaattaatttggaacaggatatttgagggagcagagcctcgagatgaaatgccagattaaTTGAAGAACCAGTTTACAGGTTAAAgtcgtgagtggggaaagagggtaagattatataacaattcagtttgtaaaccccaaaatattacaagcagactaacagcataatcaaattaaaatgaataacacaacacgGATAACATAGAACTATAGTGCAAaaggccattcgccccttcaagtctgcactgagtcgcagaaaaagcatttcactgaggcccattccccatcctatcctcgtaacccgttgcattgatcatggtcaacccacctaacctacacatctttgatactaaggggcaaattagcgtgaccaatccactttcactgctcatctttggacagtgggaggaaaccggagcacccggaggaaacacacgaagacacgaggagaatatgcaaactccacacagacagccacccaaggctgggattgaacctgggtccccggcgctgaggtagcagcactaatcactgtgccctactcccggcctaagttgaattgaattcactcatggaaagccaggaggagcaagtcagtcaaatgtAAGAGTCCCATCCTTTACCCAATGCATAAGACTCAGAATGAATCAcggacattaaaaattgcatggagatgcatttCATAATCAGCCTATGCTGGTTTTGGAtcgagagagaactgactggtctgcttctgtattgagccagatgaatgttggctccatcctaacccaatcccttatgaaccgaagacgagaggccaattgatgaagcctgattttcggaagaccataccctcccttatcttggtgattggagctgaacaaacattttgttccaggtagagttatagatgtttacagcatggaaccaggcccttcggcccagcttgtccatgccgcccagtttctatcactaagctagtcccacttgccagcatttggcccatatccctctatacccaccctgcccatgtaactatctaactgctttttaaaggacaaatttgtacctgcctctacactgcctctggcagcccattccagaagttcaccaccctctgtgtgaagaattttcccctttggtctcttttgtatctcctctcaccttaaacctatgccctctagttctagactcctctacctcgggggaaaaaatgttggctatcttccttatctatgctcctcattattttatagacctctataagatcacaccaaacctcctacactccagggaaaaaagtcccagcctctccttataactcagaccatcaagtcctcgcagcatcctggtaaatttctttgcACTCTTTCGTGTTTAACATTATTctttctataataaggtgaccagaactgaacacagtattccatgtccggtcttaccaatgtcttgtccaatttcaataagacatcccgactccggtattcaatattctaaccaataaaactgagcatactgaataccttcttcaccaccctgtccacctgcgactccaccttcaaggagctatgaacctgtactcctagatctctttgttctgtaactctccccaactccctaccattaactgagtaggtcctgccctgatttgattaatTTCCCTAACAACTCTGGTTGACAGTAGTATagacagcatctgcagagggtacaacagtctgggcaacacattttaatgaaggggatcctccctcaccatgaaatcggaagagccgaccaccgggcaaggtcccacctaatagtcaccatcagctgtggaaagttggccccataaAGCCGTCATTGAtcggtttgggctggtttagctcagtgggctagacagctggtttgacatagacatagaccaaacagtgcagaaggaggccattcagcccattgagtctgcaccgacccacttaagccctcacttccaccctatccccgtaactcaataacccctcctaacctttttggtcacgaagggcaatgtatcatggctaatccacctaaccggcacgtctttggactgtgggagtaaattggagcacccgaggaaacccaagcagacacggggagaacgtgcagactcagcacagacaatgtcccagcagggaatcgaacctgggaccctggcgctgtgaagccacagtgttatccacttgtgccaccatgctgcccctaggctGCAGAACGAAGGTCCTTTGTCAAACAGGccaagtatttgctcggcttattcccaaactcgtacaacttcgaTCTCACTAACTTTCAACTTTTCTCGGCTtgctgagtaaatagggagttcaaagccactcttgctgcgttaacctccttcagcagtagcttactcgggccctccatatgattctctTCCACCATCGCCAAACAAGCCTCCAGAGGctgctggttctccagcatcctgcaccttttattagcagtgtaagAAATGATCAGCCCCCGAGCATAAACCGTAAATGTCTCCAACAAAATGGAGAAGGAAATACAAGGAGTCGAGTTAACCAAAATGAAGAACTCAAACTcgtcccgaaagtgcataataaatgaactcagggaggctccaaacctccacattctcgacctgggggtgagccctcgagcaaaaACTCCAGGGGAAGGTCTGCGATTACGATGATCCCTGtggtgcaagtggacaccaggtgtaggatcgtcctcggcacaaaaaaggttgtcgattctagtctgacattgctgggggctagaaagaaggtaaaatctctgctcctcgggtACAAAGTTCTCTAACCATCCACATAGCCCACCTTCTCAtggttatgatcccggaccagaccccaacagtggctcggatactgggcacaaaccccaatattttatttgtgttttgtcagactgtgaggaaaggatacctcactccaggagtgatttcacacaaaatgggGCCATgctatgtgaaaacaaactttattattgacacaatattcaaatatataacatcacaccagaaaacagctgacaattagcccttaaacaatgctaatcaatacagtgaatacagtaacccttaactgctacctttattcccactcaaacagcaaaaacacatctcagctctcaatccaccgttaaacacagttagccctcagcaatacctgctttacacagatgttctttgagaaagagagatcttgtgtcaccgctttaaagacaagatctcaaacctgtcagaaccatgaagaaacttgggaagctgtttcagcttgtttcagctcaccttctaacgacactcttctgaactgcttggaaagaaactgctcatCTAGCGACAGACATATATTTTCAattgaactgagatgcttgacctctgctcacatCTTGAACTAATTCTCAACTAAAAGACTGCTTTGCTGCAAAAAGCCTAAAACCGTGGCTCCTCCCAGTACTGATACCATCTTACCAAGCtgcaatctaattaactccacagggaatccccttcatccaaacaacattccattagcccacactttttatgatgctttaattacacctctggctgcaaaacttagttgtccttcaaaataaataaatttagagtacccaattctttttttccaattaaggggcaatttagcgtggccaattcaccgaccctgcacatcgttttacattgtgggggtgagacccacgctggcctagggagaatgtgcagactccacatggacagtgacccggggctggcatcaaacccaggtcctcggcactgaggggcagcagttctaaccactgcgccaccgtgctgccccggcaatgaatttaaagacaatgtggtgaaactttgggattctctaccccagaggactgtggagcctcagcatcaagtatttttagaccgagagtgataggtgtctcgatattgaagatatcgagggatatgggggatagtgtggaaaaatggtgctgaggtcaatcggccaatgatcccattgaatggtcgagtcggcttgatgggctgaatggccgactgcagctcctatttgttatgatctgtgacctggacaggaagcagtgagcagggatctgtcaatcagcctgaatcagcaccttcaggagaattgggagggtgaatattagagacagcagagtgagaatggagggagagtgtgtgggatggagatttacagcttttggggaacgagagagaaaagaatgttccagagaaattaaaataatctgttctgaatttctgtcctgtactgactctgatgtcttttgtaaactccttttacaggatgttaaaaggagaggatttacagacagaaatctcaaacatcacgtctggaTCTGACAGCGTCACTCGGTTCATCGATCATTAAAACTAGGAGAAATGTTTGCCAGACCTGTTGACTTCAACAaagtttaaccatcagtgtgactggaaaagccccgagacacacacgcccgagtgagagtgttccagagcactgactgtggaaagagctttaaccagttacataaTCTGAAAaaccattgcaccattcacagcggggcgagaccgtacacgtgttctgtgtgtggacgaggcttcaactgattgtccaacctggagagacacgaggagacccaaaacatggagaaaccgtggaaatgtggggactgtgggaagggatacagagtcccatctgtgctggaaattcaccgacgcagtcacactggggaaagaccattcatctgctctccgtgtgggaaggggttTAGTCAATTATCCCACCTGAAgtcacaccaacgaattcacactcgggagaggccgttcacctgctctcagtgtgagaagggattcactacgttattcagcctgaagtcgcaccagcgagttcacactggggagaggccgttcacctgctctcagtgtgagaagggattcactacgttattcagcctgaagtcacaccagcgaattcacactggggagagaccattcacttgctctcattatgggaagggatttattgactcaagcagcctgcagagacaccagcgagttcacactggggagagaccattcacttgctctcattgtgggaagggattcactgactcaagcagcctgcagagacaccagcgagttcacactggggagagaccattcacctgctctcagtgtgggaacggattcactcagtcaagcagcctgcagaaacatcagcgagttcacactggggagaagccgttcacctgctctcagtgtgggaagggattctatgtttcctcgtccctgctgagacaccaacaagttcacaattgattagtgatggattctgctgttattgtttctgcttcaattacatccaggactgcatttcgttctctcttctctttctctctctcagggattctgagacaggaaaagtgatgcaacctgtggctaacaagaaaagttaaagattccattagatcaaaggaagaggctcataaagtggccaaaatagtagtgagtctgaggattgggaacttgttttagaattcatcaaagaaggaccaaggaactgatgaagagaaaatagaatgagagcaaactggcgagaaacataaaaaccgacaggaaaagctcctataggaatgtgaaaaggaaaagattagcaaagaccaatgtgggtccattccaggcagacaggagagtttataatggggaataaggaaatggcagagaaactaaacaatgtgtgcctgtcttcacagaggaagatacggaAATTGTCCTAAAAACACTGGAGAACAAGGGACTAGTGTgcaggaggaactgaaagagattggcACCACAGGGAACACagtccattccaatgagaaacgtggcagatttgccggattcacgattgacactcaggaggctgacaagctgcagctgcacaaacacacttcactccccaccatcatcccagccaacaagatgg
This portion of the Scyliorhinus torazame isolate Kashiwa2021f chromosome 5, sScyTor2.1, whole genome shotgun sequence genome encodes:
- the LOC140422197 gene encoding uncharacterized protein, with amino-acid sequence MEKPWKCGDCGKGYRVPSVLEIHRRSHTGERPFICSPCGKGFSQLSHLKSHQRIHTRERPFTCSQCEKGFTTLFSLKSHQRVHTGERPFTCSQCEKGFTTLFSLKSHQRIHTGERPFTCSHYGKGFIDSSSLQRHQRVHTGERPFTCSHCGKGFTDSSSLQRHQRVHTGERPFTCSQCGNGFTQSSSLQKHQRVHTGEKPFTCSQCGKGFYVSSSLLRHQQVHN